The proteins below come from a single Mesobacillus jeotgali genomic window:
- a CDS encoding DNA-3-methyladenine glycosylase family protein has product MWEEKVSFSGPYDFDLALSRLALDPLHCIDTEKRLVKIPLSFNNKKIVAEVIGTGTLENPEFLIRADNEKEKTLERLSEIFQWDVKLIQIHEHFQTTELKTLFNEHYGTPLVLEFDPFSSLLKSIIHQQVNLKFAFTLTERFVKSFGEELDGVWFYPSPEKVAQLSVEQLRELQFSGRKAEYVIGIAELAASGQLDFEKMKSKSDAEVAQELIKIRGVGPWTVENFLMFALGRPNLFPMGDIGIQNALKKYFNLDEKPTPAQMEKYKEPWSPYLSYASLYLWRSIE; this is encoded by the coding sequence ATGTGGGAAGAAAAAGTGTCATTTTCAGGACCATATGATTTTGATCTTGCTTTAAGCAGGCTGGCGCTTGACCCTTTGCATTGTATTGATACCGAAAAGCGGCTTGTTAAGATTCCGCTTTCTTTTAACAATAAAAAAATCGTTGCAGAAGTCATCGGAACTGGGACTTTGGAAAACCCAGAATTCCTCATCCGTGCGGACAACGAAAAAGAAAAGACGCTCGAGCGACTGTCCGAAATTTTTCAGTGGGATGTGAAATTGATCCAGATTCATGAGCATTTCCAGACGACCGAGTTAAAAACCTTGTTCAATGAACATTATGGCACTCCGCTCGTCCTGGAATTTGACCCGTTCTCGAGTTTGCTCAAGAGCATTATCCATCAACAGGTCAACCTTAAATTCGCTTTTACTTTGACTGAAAGGTTCGTGAAATCTTTCGGCGAGGAACTGGATGGCGTTTGGTTTTATCCGTCCCCTGAAAAAGTGGCGCAGCTTTCGGTTGAACAGCTGCGCGAATTGCAATTCAGTGGACGGAAGGCAGAGTATGTAATCGGAATCGCCGAACTGGCAGCATCCGGTCAGCTTGATTTTGAAAAAATGAAATCGAAATCTGATGCAGAAGTGGCACAGGAATTGATCAAAATTCGCGGCGTCGGTCCATGGACCGTTGAGAACTTCCTTATGTTCGCGCTTGGGCGGCCGAACCTGTTCCCGATGGGGGACATTGGCATTCAAAATGCGCTGAAGAAATACTTCAATCTGGATGAAAAGCCGACTCCAGCACAGATGGAAAAGTATAAAGAACCATGGAGTCCTTATTTAAGCTATGCTTCGCTCTATTTATGGAGAAGCATTGAATAA
- a CDS encoding YfkD famly protein: MKKTAAILVMTIVFMMSILAPGFAEEGKGKKAPQPKQAEKAKYTIPNSVMNITKDNTYPNPTEDLPFLQPSELTKNLLKTSKVKIENPDLIRMLNETSINSTPFAIGYRAIVYLGEWPLNYVSTETSPNWEFQKINTNYYDNRGGNSIYQIHYVQEQQKVVKGGLTAKINNAEDVQKMMLLKAAKKTGLPLAFETIVGAGTKKDHIYNIQPKRLGYLYAYAPAINEKGKVTYGEVYLMLKGSKKFIVVKNVVSQGIGAWIPVQDHVSFGFVSSERPR, encoded by the coding sequence ATGAAAAAAACAGCAGCTATCCTTGTTATGACGATTGTTTTCATGATGTCCATTTTAGCGCCTGGGTTTGCTGAGGAAGGGAAAGGCAAAAAGGCTCCGCAGCCTAAGCAGGCGGAAAAGGCAAAGTATACAATTCCGAATTCAGTTATGAATATCACAAAGGATAATACCTATCCAAACCCGACGGAGGATTTACCTTTTCTTCAGCCAAGCGAACTGACGAAGAATCTATTGAAAACGTCAAAAGTGAAGATTGAGAATCCTGATTTGATCCGAATGCTGAATGAAACTTCCATTAACAGCACTCCTTTTGCAATTGGCTATCGCGCGATTGTTTACCTTGGGGAGTGGCCGTTGAATTATGTATCGACAGAAACTTCACCGAACTGGGAGTTCCAGAAAATCAATACGAACTACTATGATAATCGCGGCGGGAATTCTATTTATCAAATCCATTATGTACAGGAACAGCAAAAGGTTGTAAAGGGCGGCCTTACAGCAAAAATCAACAACGCTGAAGATGTGCAGAAAATGATGCTTTTAAAAGCAGCGAAGAAAACAGGATTGCCTCTTGCGTTTGAAACGATTGTCGGCGCTGGTACGAAAAAAGATCATATCTATAATATCCAGCCTAAACGCCTCGGTTATCTTTATGCTTATGCCCCGGCAATCAATGAAAAGGGCAAGGTAACATATGGCGAGGTCTATTTGATGCTAAAAGGGAGCAAGAAATTCATCGTCGTCAAAAATGTTGTCTCGCAAGGGATTGGAGCATGGATCCCGGTTCAGGATCATGTCAGTTTCGGTTTTGTTTCCAGCGAAAGACCGAGATAA
- a CDS encoding fumarate hydratase, translating to MNIEKFQESMYELIVETSTNLPKDVRRAIKAAAERESAGTRSAMSLDTITNNIKMADDNVSPICQDTGLPTFKIKTPVGANQLEMKKAIYNAIAQATKDGKLRPNSVDSLTGDNSGDNLGGGTPVIKFEQWENDYIDARLILKGGGCENKNIQYSLPTELEGLGRAGRDLDGIRKCIMHSVYQAQGQGCSAGFIGVGIGGDRSSGYDLAKEQLFRTVDDVNSHPDLRDLEEYVMENANKLGIGTMGLGGETTLLGCKVGVMNRIPASFYVSVAYNCWAYRRLGVAVNPETGEIKEWMYQEGEKIDFAQPAAQEIAAAVEAPVEQNVVTLTAPITEEQIRELKVGDVVRIHGMMYTGRDAIHKYLSDHDSPVDLNGQIIYHCGPVMLKDEEGNWHVKAAGPTTSIREEPYQGDIMKKFGIRAVIGKGGMGAKTLAALKEHGGVYLNAIGGAAQYYADCIKSVEGVDLMNFGIPEAMWHLNVEGFTAVVTMDSHGNSLHEDVEKSSLEKLAQFADRVYK from the coding sequence ATGAATATCGAAAAGTTTCAGGAAAGCATGTATGAGCTGATTGTTGAAACATCCACGAACCTGCCGAAGGATGTGCGCAGGGCGATCAAGGCGGCGGCGGAGCGTGAAAGCGCAGGAACCCGTTCGGCGATGAGCCTTGATACGATCACTAATAATATTAAAATGGCGGATGATAATGTATCGCCAATCTGCCAGGATACTGGACTGCCAACCTTCAAAATCAAAACGCCGGTTGGCGCGAACCAGCTTGAAATGAAAAAAGCGATTTACAACGCGATTGCTCAGGCAACGAAGGATGGAAAGCTTCGTCCGAACTCTGTAGATTCGCTGACTGGGGACAATAGCGGTGATAACCTTGGCGGCGGCACTCCTGTCATCAAGTTCGAGCAATGGGAAAATGACTATATTGACGCTCGTTTGATCCTTAAGGGCGGCGGCTGTGAAAATAAAAATATCCAGTACAGTCTGCCAACTGAGCTTGAGGGACTTGGACGGGCCGGTCGTGACCTTGACGGTATCCGCAAGTGCATCATGCACTCTGTTTACCAGGCACAGGGACAAGGCTGCAGCGCCGGCTTCATCGGTGTTGGCATCGGCGGCGACCGTTCTTCCGGGTATGACCTTGCGAAAGAGCAGCTGTTCCGTACGGTAGACGATGTGAATTCGCATCCTGACCTTCGCGATCTTGAAGAATATGTAATGGAAAATGCGAACAAGCTTGGAATCGGCACAATGGGACTTGGCGGCGAAACGACGCTTCTTGGCTGCAAAGTCGGTGTCATGAACCGTATTCCTGCAAGCTTCTACGTATCAGTTGCCTATAACTGCTGGGCATACCGACGCCTTGGTGTAGCCGTTAATCCTGAAACAGGGGAAATCAAGGAATGGATGTATCAGGAAGGTGAGAAGATTGACTTCGCACAGCCTGCAGCACAGGAAATTGCGGCAGCTGTTGAAGCACCAGTTGAACAGAATGTTGTCACTCTGACTGCTCCGATCACCGAAGAACAGATTCGTGAACTAAAAGTCGGCGATGTTGTCAGGATCCATGGGATGATGTACACCGGACGCGACGCGATCCATAAGTATCTGTCAGACCATGATTCACCGGTTGATTTGAATGGCCAGATTATCTACCATTGCGGCCCGGTTATGCTAAAGGACGAAGAAGGAAACTGGCACGTGAAGGCTGCCGGCCCGACGACAAGCATCCGCGAGGAGCCTTATCAGGGCGATATCATGAAGAAGTTCGGCATCCGGGCTGTCATCGGCAAAGGCGGAATGGGCGCGAAGACGCTGGCTGCCTTGAAGGAGCATGGCGGTGTTTACCTGAATGCCATCGGCGGAGCTGCCCAGTATTATGCTGACTGCATCAAGTCTGTAGAGGGCGTTGACCTTATGAACTTTGGAATTCCTGAAGCAATGTGGCACCTGAACGTCGAAGGCTTTACTGCCGTCGTCACGATGGACTCACATGGAAACAGCCTGCACGAGGATGTTGAGAAATCATCCCTTGAAAAATTGGCACAGTTCGCTGATCGAGTTTACAAATAA
- a CDS encoding YczE/YyaS/YitT family protein, which translates to MAFVYRTLFYIIGLVILSFGVSMTIKAGLGTGAWDALNVGLSKTVGLTPGSWVVIVGIVMIFVNAALVKRRPDVAAIITLLITGVLIDFWLLRVFDDLVVTGYAKQFAIFVLGMVALSFGLAVYLQPKFPLIPIDNFMMALRERFGLNLMVAKTLGEVFALSAAFIFKGPIGIGTLIVTFAIGPLIQLFYPYCEKLYNKLLTSAR; encoded by the coding sequence ATGGCTTTTGTATATCGCACTCTATTTTACATCATCGGGTTAGTCATTCTGTCTTTTGGAGTATCGATGACCATTAAAGCTGGATTGGGAACGGGCGCCTGGGATGCACTTAACGTCGGTTTATCAAAAACTGTGGGGCTTACACCTGGCAGCTGGGTTGTGATTGTTGGAATTGTTATGATTTTCGTCAATGCAGCTCTAGTAAAAAGACGTCCGGATGTGGCTGCGATCATCACGCTTCTCATCACCGGTGTGCTGATCGACTTCTGGCTTCTGCGTGTGTTTGATGATCTGGTTGTAACCGGCTATGCAAAACAATTTGCCATCTTTGTATTGGGGATGGTCGCGCTCAGCTTTGGACTGGCCGTATATCTGCAGCCGAAGTTCCCGTTAATCCCGATAGACAATTTCATGATGGCGTTAAGGGAGCGGTTTGGTCTCAACCTGATGGTAGCCAAAACGCTTGGTGAAGTATTTGCCTTGTCCGCTGCATTCATTTTCAAAGGACCCATCGGAATCGGTACATTGATTGTAACGTTCGCAATTGGCCCGCTGATCCAATTGTTCTACCCTTACTGTGAAAAACTTTATAATAAGCTGCTCACGTCTGCACGATGA
- a CDS encoding SE1561 family protein, with protein sequence MDMFAELLEAIDPEEADLEDIDRMIQIVEEMDAKCREFKHREL encoded by the coding sequence CTGGATATGTTTGCAGAGCTGCTAGAAGCAATAGATCCAGAGGAAGCAGACCTGGAGGATATCGACCGCATGATCCAGATTGTTGAAGAAATGGACGCAAAATGCCGTGAGTTCAAGCATCGCGAATTGTAA
- a CDS encoding MFS transporter translates to MNISIKLRFWILVSIVAISGFSQGMLLPLIAIIFEQDGVSSSMNGFHATGLYLGILIASPLMEAPLRRFGYKPIILIGGFTVAISLALFPLWKSFWFWFLLRLAIGIGDHMLHFATQTWITSFSPKNRLGRNISLYGLFFGLGFAAGPLMTGFVKINTTLPFIISSAISLAAWLTVWLLNNERPEHDTDSSSFFGTMKRFGKVFKYAWVAFLPPFGYGFLEASLNGNFPVYAMRSGIGVDAVALLLPAFAIGGILSQLPLGVLSDKLGRRNVLIVVTLAGFISFTAAGLLENSTIGLLICFFLAGTVVGSTFSLGISYMADLLPKQLLPAGNLMCGIFFSFGSISGPFIGGLAIQWLKGISFFYVISTMLLLIFIALVAVRHDGSTQQANSV, encoded by the coding sequence ATGAATATAAGTATTAAGCTTCGTTTCTGGATTTTAGTCAGCATTGTTGCGATTTCAGGTTTTTCACAGGGAATGCTGCTTCCACTGATTGCAATTATTTTTGAGCAGGATGGTGTGTCATCCTCGATGAACGGCTTTCATGCCACAGGCTTGTATCTGGGAATATTGATTGCCTCGCCATTGATGGAGGCTCCGCTCCGCCGATTTGGTTACAAGCCCATCATTCTCATCGGCGGTTTTACCGTAGCCATCTCACTTGCCCTGTTTCCATTATGGAAATCATTCTGGTTCTGGTTTCTGCTGAGGCTGGCGATCGGGATTGGCGATCACATGCTTCATTTTGCGACACAGACGTGGATTACTTCCTTTTCGCCTAAAAACCGACTTGGAAGGAATATCTCGCTCTATGGATTGTTTTTCGGATTGGGCTTCGCGGCTGGCCCATTGATGACAGGCTTTGTAAAAATAAACACGACGCTGCCTTTCATTATTTCTTCCGCTATCAGCCTTGCCGCATGGCTCACCGTCTGGCTGCTGAATAACGAGCGTCCTGAACATGATACTGACAGCAGTTCTTTCTTCGGGACCATGAAAAGGTTTGGAAAAGTATTTAAATATGCCTGGGTCGCATTCCTTCCTCCATTTGGCTATGGATTTTTGGAAGCGAGCCTAAATGGCAACTTCCCTGTCTACGCCATGAGATCTGGCATCGGCGTTGATGCAGTAGCACTCCTGCTTCCGGCATTTGCAATCGGCGGGATCCTTTCCCAGCTTCCATTAGGCGTATTGAGCGATAAACTCGGCCGGAGGAATGTTTTGATCGTCGTCACGTTAGCCGGTTTCATCAGCTTTACCGCCGCTGGCTTGCTCGAGAATTCAACAATCGGTCTGCTTATTTGCTTCTTTTTAGCGGGAACGGTGGTAGGTTCCACTTTCTCTCTCGGCATCAGCTATATGGCCGATTTGCTGCCGAAACAGCTGCTTCCGGCAGGTAATTTAATGTGCGGGATCTTCTTCAGCTTTGGCAGCATCAGCGGTCCGTTCATTGGCGGACTGGCGATACAGTGGCTGAAAGGCATCAGCTTCTTTTATGTGATCAGCACGATGCTGCTGTTGATTTTCATCGCCCTTGTTGCGGTCCGGCATGATGGTTCGACACAACAGGCAAACTCTGTGTAA
- the pdaA gene encoding delta-lactam-biosynthetic de-N-acetylase, translating into MKKILKILLASAMLLLITLPATIGAEENSNSPLHWGFKKGRNGRQADAGRMFEVILEDHGAVYKGDKNSKDIYLTFDNGYENGYTEKILDILKDEKVPAAFFVTGHYLESAPELVARMANEGHIIGNHSWHHPDMTKISDEKIKKELEMVRAETERITGKKHMAYLRPPRGIFSEKTMAVAKEAGYTHVFWSLAFVDWNTDQQKGAQYSYDKIMTQIHPGAVLLLHTVSKDNADALGKVIRDLKEQGYKFKSLDDLMLSKGGMKDPMLY; encoded by the coding sequence ATGAAAAAGATACTTAAAATTTTGCTTGCTTCAGCGATGCTGCTGTTGATTACTTTGCCAGCGACAATTGGTGCGGAGGAAAACTCAAACTCACCATTGCACTGGGGTTTCAAGAAGGGCCGCAACGGAAGGCAGGCAGATGCAGGCAGGATGTTTGAAGTCATCCTTGAAGACCACGGAGCAGTCTACAAAGGCGACAAAAATTCAAAGGATATCTATTTAACCTTCGATAACGGATATGAAAATGGCTATACCGAAAAAATTCTTGATATTTTAAAGGATGAAAAGGTGCCGGCTGCTTTTTTTGTGACAGGGCATTATCTTGAGAGTGCACCCGAGCTTGTTGCCCGAATGGCCAATGAAGGCCATATCATTGGCAATCATTCATGGCACCACCCTGACATGACAAAAATCAGTGATGAGAAAATTAAAAAGGAACTGGAAATGGTCAGGGCTGAAACGGAAAGAATTACTGGGAAAAAGCATATGGCGTATTTGCGTCCGCCGCGCGGAATTTTCAGCGAAAAGACGATGGCAGTCGCGAAGGAAGCCGGCTACACCCATGTATTCTGGTCGCTCGCCTTCGTTGACTGGAATACCGACCAGCAAAAAGGCGCTCAATACTCTTATGATAAAATCATGACGCAGATCCACCCTGGCGCAGTCCTGCTGCTGCATACGGTATCAAAGGACAATGCTGATGCTCTTGGAAAAGTAATCAGGGATTTAAAAGAACAAGGCTACAAATTTAAAAGCCTGGATGATCTGATGCTAAGCAAAGGCGGAATGAAAGACCCGATGTTGTACTAG
- a CDS encoding DUF3231 family protein, which produces MSEEQKINWTSGEVGNLWNIYMANSMAACMFRHFLLNVEDEEIKDCMVSADQLSKKILSELEELFKTEGMAIPNGFSGADVNEQAPRLFSDSFYLNYLDMMVKYGALYYSVALPGFSKMDLRHSITNIQISTLNLSNKVTEMMLRKGLHVRPPYIPIPKETSIVEKQSFFNGFFGDKRPLSAMEITHLFLNIQVNAIKTILVMGFSQVAKNEEVRNYFLRGKKINIKQHNTLSQIMYKEDLPVSIPSQFMITDSTEAPYSDKLMLFHISNLSSAKVRNFGDSMAVSPRHDLGSTYARFLMETANFAEDGGNIQIENEWMESPPGNVDRDQLAKQKK; this is translated from the coding sequence ATGTCAGAAGAACAAAAAATCAATTGGACATCTGGTGAAGTCGGCAACCTTTGGAATATATACATGGCTAACTCAATGGCTGCCTGCATGTTCCGGCATTTTCTATTGAACGTGGAAGACGAGGAGATTAAGGATTGCATGGTATCGGCGGATCAATTGAGCAAGAAGATCCTCTCGGAACTGGAAGAACTATTTAAAACCGAAGGAATGGCAATACCAAATGGATTTTCAGGAGCGGACGTGAACGAACAGGCTCCAAGGCTGTTTTCAGATAGTTTTTACCTGAACTATCTTGATATGATGGTCAAATATGGGGCGCTCTATTACAGCGTTGCTCTGCCTGGTTTCTCGAAGATGGACCTGCGCCATTCAATCACGAATATCCAAATTTCTACGCTTAATCTTTCAAATAAGGTAACTGAAATGATGCTAAGGAAGGGATTGCATGTCAGGCCGCCATACATCCCGATACCGAAAGAGACATCTATTGTTGAAAAACAAAGCTTTTTTAATGGCTTTTTTGGCGATAAAAGGCCTCTTTCAGCAATGGAAATAACCCATTTATTCCTGAACATCCAGGTCAATGCAATCAAAACGATCCTTGTCATGGGATTCAGCCAGGTGGCTAAGAATGAAGAAGTAAGGAATTATTTTTTACGAGGGAAAAAAATCAATATCAAACAGCACAACACACTTTCCCAAATCATGTATAAAGAAGACTTGCCTGTTTCGATCCCAAGCCAGTTTATGATTACCGATTCTACTGAGGCTCCATACTCTGATAAACTGATGCTCTTCCATATTTCAAATCTGTCTTCCGCAAAGGTGCGTAACTTTGGGGATTCTATGGCAGTAAGCCCGCGGCATGATCTGGGGTCGACCTACGCAAGATTCCTGATGGAGACAGCGAATTTCGCTGAAGATGGGGGAAATATTCAAATCGAAAATGAGTGGATGGAAAGCCCTCCAGGCAATGTGGACCGAGACCAGCTGGCAAAACAGAAGAAATAG
- a CDS encoding OsmC family protein, which produces MEFKMKPDVGFYTETGFGRLDVAGDDQYGFRPYQLLVSSVAVCSGGVLRKVLEKMRMDIKDIHIQADAERVEEEANRVSKITVHFRISGNNLDEKKIEKAIALTRKNCSMVQSVVGSIEVEETFEIVQ; this is translated from the coding sequence ATGGAATTCAAAATGAAACCGGATGTAGGTTTTTATACAGAAACAGGTTTTGGCAGGCTTGATGTAGCTGGTGATGATCAGTATGGTTTCAGACCCTACCAGCTGCTCGTATCATCAGTGGCGGTGTGCAGCGGCGGAGTTCTTCGCAAGGTACTCGAAAAAATGAGGATGGACATCAAGGATATTCATATCCAGGCTGATGCTGAACGTGTCGAGGAGGAAGCGAACAGAGTAAGCAAGATAACGGTCCATTTCCGCATTTCCGGCAACAATCTCGATGAAAAGAAAATCGAAAAAGCAATAGCTTTGACAAGAAAAAACTGTTCAATGGTTCAATCCGTAGTTGGCAGCATTGAGGTTGAGGAAACGTTTGAAATCGTTCAATAA
- a CDS encoding YtxH domain-containing protein, producing MSGNILDNNQNSMGNTSNSYNMNNNMYSSSTENATYDTTTGTTTYASTTSGDSYSNNSSMGGYSSSYGVNSSSNSSSSNGKLMKGVLIGAAIGGAMAMLDSNTRTKVKDKAVNAKDTSMNVISEVKNNPSDVKEQMMSSFKEASSILKEAISDAQNLYQRLNDDVFSKMGDAKSISGDAVSTVMNAKEDLKDVGSKVKEAGSVAMDNPVVNSASESSSTNSGTGTNGAADAYATGMESKPSDTTGLGNTSNTFTVSPENQKNDNNR from the coding sequence ATGTCTGGAAATATTCTTGATAACAATCAAAACTCAATGGGTAACACATCAAACTCATACAATATGAACAACAATATGTACAGTTCTTCAACGGAAAATGCAACGTATGATACTACAACTGGCACAACGACGTATGCAAGCACAACTTCAGGTGATTCGTATTCTAACAATTCTTCAATGGGCGGTTACTCAAGCAGCTACGGAGTAAACAGCTCAAGTAACTCCAGTTCATCAAACGGCAAGCTTATGAAGGGTGTGCTAATCGGCGCTGCCATTGGCGGTGCGATGGCAATGCTTGATTCGAACACTCGTACAAAGGTGAAGGATAAGGCTGTCAATGCAAAAGACACTTCAATGAATGTAATCAGCGAAGTCAAAAACAATCCTTCTGATGTAAAGGAACAAATGATGAGCAGCTTCAAGGAAGCATCTAGCATCCTAAAAGAAGCAATCAGTGACGCTCAAAACCTTTACCAGCGCCTGAATGATGATGTGTTCAGCAAGATGGGTGACGCTAAATCCATTTCTGGAGATGCGGTCTCTACTGTGATGAACGCAAAAGAAGACTTGAAGGACGTTGGCTCAAAAGTGAAGGAGGCGGGTTCTGTCGCAATGGACAACCCAGTGGTGAACTCTGCGTCTGAATCAAGCTCTACAAACTCCGGTACAGGTACAAATGGTGCCGCGGACGCATATGCTACAGGCATGGAGAGCAAGCCTTCTGATACAACAGGTTTAGGTAATACTTCTAACACCTTTACTGTATCGCCTGAAAACCAGAAGAACGATAACAACCGATAA
- a CDS encoding DUF421 domain-containing protein: MFFNSWDNIWRTLIVGVLAYAALILLLRISGKRTLSKMNAFDLIVTVALGSTLATILLNKKVALAEGITAFFILIALQYAVAWSSIRSDSFKRLIKSDPKLIFYQGKYLKENIIKERVLEVEILQAARSSGINSMDQVEAVVLETDGRISVIKKSDSETNTLASVDQ, translated from the coding sequence ATGTTTTTTAATTCATGGGATAATATTTGGCGAACATTGATTGTTGGCGTACTCGCATATGCCGCACTTATTTTACTGTTACGTATATCTGGAAAAAGAACACTTTCTAAAATGAATGCTTTCGACTTAATCGTAACAGTTGCACTTGGTTCTACGCTGGCAACAATCTTATTAAATAAAAAAGTGGCGTTAGCAGAGGGGATCACTGCATTCTTCATTCTAATAGCCCTTCAATATGCAGTTGCCTGGAGTTCCATACGCTCAGACAGCTTTAAGAGGCTAATCAAGTCAGACCCGAAATTAATATTTTATCAAGGCAAATATTTAAAAGAAAATATCATAAAAGAGCGGGTGCTGGAAGTTGAAATCCTGCAGGCTGCTCGTTCTAGCGGAATCAACTCAATGGATCAAGTGGAAGCTGTTGTACTCGAAACAGACGGCCGCATTTCCGTCATAAAAAAATCCGATTCCGAGACCAATACTCTGGCTAGTGTCGACCAATAA
- the ggt gene encoding gamma-glutamyltransferase has product MDKEFKPRSDKCDYDRETATGKIAMAASAHPIATNAGEKILREGGNAIDAAIAIQFGLNVGEPMMTGIGGSGFFMVYHAESKTTKIFDGHTRAPKAAHAELFLDDKGEVIPFKERSTHAIGVGVPGILKAMEAARKEYGTKPLAELIEPAAQAAEKGVEVNWVMEEILNTFDYRLGDHARELFQPGGKSLKEGDVYQKEHLAKTFRILQRDGIEAFYEGEIGEALISTLKELGGIMEMSDLRDYEITVDEPVWGTYRDYQIASSNMPSAGGTTMLQILKLLEGFDLSKYNAKSWEKYYLFTEAMRIAFSDKIAFSGDPDFGGIPLEGLLSDEYLADRRKLINFERRNDAVDFGNPWAYTDGDEIQVIRQPFEPEKERSETTHFTVMDKWGNIVACTSTVEHPFGSGIMVKDHGFVLNNELTDFDAVPGGLNEIQPGKRPVSCKTPTIVFKNDEPVLTLGSPGGPTIIGSVFQTLVNVLDFGMDLKDAIEEPRIFNSTGPLVGWESGISMEAKGEMESRGFEFADGPFPLGNVQAIKIDREKGLIYGAADSSREGKATGIDE; this is encoded by the coding sequence ATGGATAAGGAATTTAAACCACGCTCGGACAAGTGTGATTATGATAGAGAAACAGCAACAGGGAAAATCGCGATGGCAGCTTCGGCTCATCCGATCGCCACGAATGCCGGGGAGAAAATCCTTCGTGAAGGCGGCAATGCGATTGATGCAGCTATCGCAATCCAATTCGGCCTGAATGTCGGGGAACCGATGATGACTGGCATTGGGGGCAGCGGCTTTTTTATGGTCTATCATGCCGAAAGCAAGACAACGAAAATTTTTGATGGTCATACTAGAGCTCCAAAAGCAGCACATGCTGAACTTTTTTTAGATGATAAGGGAGAGGTAATTCCGTTTAAAGAAAGGTCGACACACGCAATTGGAGTTGGTGTTCCTGGAATCCTGAAAGCAATGGAAGCGGCAAGGAAGGAATATGGAACAAAGCCGCTGGCGGAATTGATTGAACCCGCTGCCCAGGCAGCTGAAAAAGGCGTGGAGGTTAACTGGGTGATGGAAGAAATCCTCAACACCTTTGATTACCGCCTTGGCGATCATGCGAGGGAATTGTTTCAGCCTGGAGGCAAGTCCCTAAAGGAAGGGGATGTATACCAGAAGGAGCATCTTGCGAAAACATTCCGCATCCTTCAGCGCGATGGCATCGAAGCCTTTTATGAAGGGGAGATCGGGGAGGCTCTTATCTCAACCCTAAAAGAACTTGGCGGGATCATGGAAATGTCTGATCTTAGAGACTATGAAATCACAGTTGATGAACCCGTTTGGGGAACGTACCGGGATTATCAGATAGCTTCGTCGAATATGCCTAGTGCCGGCGGAACTACGATGTTGCAAATTCTAAAATTGCTTGAAGGCTTTGATCTCAGTAAGTATAACGCGAAATCGTGGGAAAAATACTATCTGTTTACTGAAGCAATGAGGATTGCTTTTTCAGATAAAATCGCTTTTTCAGGAGACCCAGATTTTGGAGGTATCCCGTTAGAAGGGTTGCTTAGTGACGAGTATCTTGCAGACCGCCGCAAGCTAATTAATTTCGAACGAAGAAATGACGCAGTTGACTTCGGAAATCCATGGGCTTATACGGATGGGGACGAAATACAGGTGATTCGCCAGCCGTTCGAGCCTGAAAAGGAGAGAAGCGAAACGACCCATTTCACCGTCATGGATAAATGGGGCAATATTGTTGCCTGCACATCTACGGTAGAGCATCCATTTGGTTCTGGAATTATGGTTAAGGACCATGGATTTGTATTAAACAACGAATTGACTGATTTTGATGCGGTCCCGGGCGGCTTGAATGAGATTCAGCCAGGCAAACGTCCGGTAAGCTGCAAGACGCCGACCATTGTATTCAAAAATGATGAACCTGTATTGACACTTGGTTCACCAGGTGGTCCTACGATCATCGGTTCCGTATTCCAGACATTAGTCAATGTTCTTGATTTTGGGATGGACCTTAAAGATGCTATTGAAGAGCCAAGGATTTTTAATAGTACCGGCCCGCTCGTTGGCTGGGAATCTGGAATCAGCATGGAGGCGAAGGGTGAAATGGAATCGAGGGGCTTCGAGTTCGCCGATGGACCATTCCCCCTCGGCAATGTCCAGGCAATCAAGATTGATCGTGAAAAAGGTCTCATCTATGGTGCGGCTGATTCGAGCCGGGAAGGAAAGGCTACTGGGATTGATGAATAG